Proteins from a genomic interval of Rhizobium rhododendri:
- a CDS encoding putative bifunctional diguanylate cyclase/phosphodiesterase, which translates to MNYPLADNEDERIRALDSFGQMNTSPDSDFDQIVQMASRIFDVPVVLISLVHRDRQFFKARVGLDVCETGRNVSFCTYAIMAADVFVVPDASLDPRFSDNALVTGYPCIRFYAGAPLLTKEGHGIGSLCLIDNKPRLDFSERDRRVLQDLASMVLDRMEFRRLECSDRESRSRFRNIASTSPDGIICADSNNRITSWNGAAEAMFGYSVEEALGRSLDIIVPKAMHARHGAGLARMAAGGPARIIGTSVNLTACRRDGSEFPIELSLSQWSESGERFFGAIIRDITLRAEAERQMKLAAEFDHLTGLSNRPSLNRQMNRACSVGAHATVVLIDLDGFKDVNDMLGHSAGDFVLQVIAERLRKATADDQMVARLGGDEFVIFLTGTADPLKAAKLGLSLIALIEEPIEFEDQPIHIGASIGIAVTIAGDCDYEELLGNADLALYQAKGDGRHLVRVFTPELRQSASRKGAISSSLRQAWQRREFELYYQPQVNLADGRLTGAEALIRWNHPTLGVVSPSAFLPVLEVGLLAVPVGEWILRSACRQAARWRRAGIADFRIGVNLFAAQFRTRDFAEVVEAILEEFDLPPAALELEITENIILQNEQRIMQPLRRLRALGVGIAFDDFGTGFASLSLLKDYPVSRLKIDRSFVSGVDRSEKDGAIIEAVVKLADGFSLEVIAEGIETEEQEMLMRHYNCDEGQGYLYGRPMTVDAFEQRYLANGGRSDAAAVVARMGDS; encoded by the coding sequence ATGAATTACCCCCTCGCCGACAACGAAGATGAGCGCATCAGGGCGTTGGATTCATTCGGGCAGATGAATACGTCCCCGGATTCCGATTTCGACCAGATCGTGCAGATGGCCTCGCGGATATTCGACGTTCCGGTCGTACTGATCTCGCTGGTGCACCGCGACCGGCAATTCTTCAAAGCGCGGGTTGGCCTCGATGTGTGCGAGACCGGACGAAACGTGTCGTTCTGCACTTACGCTATCATGGCAGCAGACGTCTTCGTCGTTCCCGACGCAAGTCTGGACCCACGGTTCAGTGACAATGCTCTGGTCACCGGTTATCCCTGTATCCGGTTCTATGCCGGCGCGCCGCTGCTGACCAAGGAGGGCCACGGTATCGGTAGCCTTTGCCTGATCGACAACAAGCCTAGGCTCGATTTCTCCGAACGGGACAGGCGGGTGCTTCAGGATCTGGCTTCCATGGTGCTGGATCGGATGGAGTTCCGCCGTCTGGAGTGTTCCGACCGGGAAAGCCGCAGCCGCTTCCGCAATATTGCCTCGACCTCTCCGGACGGGATTATCTGCGCTGATAGCAACAATCGCATTACGTCGTGGAACGGCGCAGCTGAGGCCATGTTCGGCTACTCCGTCGAGGAAGCGCTCGGACGGTCCCTCGACATCATCGTGCCGAAGGCTATGCATGCAAGACACGGTGCCGGATTGGCGCGCATGGCTGCTGGCGGCCCTGCCCGCATCATCGGCACGTCGGTGAACCTCACCGCCTGCAGGCGCGACGGCTCCGAGTTTCCGATCGAACTCTCCCTCTCCCAGTGGTCCGAGAGCGGCGAGCGCTTCTTCGGCGCGATCATCCGCGACATCACGCTGCGGGCCGAGGCAGAACGCCAGATGAAGCTCGCTGCAGAATTCGACCATCTCACCGGCCTTTCCAACCGCCCAAGCCTCAACCGTCAGATGAACCGTGCCTGTTCGGTCGGCGCCCACGCAACCGTGGTGCTGATCGATCTCGACGGCTTTAAGGACGTCAACGATATGCTTGGACATTCGGCCGGAGACTTCGTGCTGCAGGTCATTGCCGAAAGGCTGCGGAAGGCGACTGCCGACGACCAGATGGTGGCGCGTCTCGGCGGTGATGAGTTTGTGATCTTTCTCACTGGCACGGCCGATCCTCTCAAGGCTGCCAAGCTCGGCCTGTCGCTGATCGCCCTCATCGAGGAACCGATCGAATTCGAGGACCAGCCTATCCACATCGGTGCCAGCATCGGGATCGCCGTGACGATTGCCGGCGATTGCGACTACGAAGAACTTCTCGGCAACGCCGATCTAGCGCTCTACCAGGCAAAAGGCGACGGACGTCATCTGGTCCGGGTGTTTACGCCCGAACTTCGCCAGAGCGCTTCGCGCAAGGGCGCGATCAGCTCGTCGTTGCGCCAGGCATGGCAGCGCCGGGAATTCGAACTTTACTATCAGCCCCAGGTCAACCTTGCCGACGGGCGCCTGACCGGCGCCGAAGCGCTGATAAGATGGAACCACCCGACGCTCGGAGTGGTGTCGCCGTCTGCCTTCCTGCCGGTGCTGGAGGTCGGCCTTCTTGCGGTGCCCGTCGGCGAATGGATCCTGCGCTCCGCCTGCCGGCAGGCGGCCCGCTGGCGGCGTGCCGGGATTGCGGATTTTCGCATCGGCGTGAACCTTTTTGCAGCCCAGTTCCGGACCCGGGATTTTGCCGAGGTTGTCGAGGCAATACTCGAAGAGTTCGATCTGCCGCCGGCAGCGCTCGAGCTGGAGATAACAGAGAACATCATTCTTCAGAACGAGCAAAGGATCATGCAGCCCCTGCGCCGCCTTCGTGCCCTCGGCGTCGGGATTGCCTTCGACGACTTCGGGACCGGCTTTGCATCGCTCAGCCTGCTGAAGGACTATCCTGTCAGCCGGCTGAAGATCGACCGCTCCTTCGTCAGCGGTGTCGATCGCAGCGAGAAGGATGGTGCCATAATCGAGGCCGTCGTCAAACTGGCCGACGGCTTCAGCCTGGAGGTGATTGCCGAGGGCATCGAGACGGAGGAACAGGAAATGCTGATGCGGCACTACAACTGCGACGAGGGGCAGGGCTATCTCTACGGCAGGCCGATGACTGTTGACGCCTTCGAGCAGCGCTATCTCGCCAATGGGGGCCGCAGTGACGCCGCTGCCGTTGTGGCCCGCATGGGCGATTCATAG
- the repA gene encoding plasmid partitioning protein RepA has product MTEVIAADGAALSQELLAMRQALFPPVSQKTLRSFSSVESAKLIGITDAYLRQLSLNGKGPQPTITAGGRRSYTLDQINEIRVVLDENSKGKHYVPRRREGEHCQVMAVVNFKGGSGKTTTGAHLGQYLALQGYRVLAVDLDPQASLTALHGYQPEYDIGPNETMYGAVRYDGDRRPLTDIIRRSYIPGLDLVPGNLELMEFEHDTPRALAERSAEPFFGRVASALGTVADNYDVMVLDCPPQLGFLTLGALCASTGLLITAHPQMLDVMSMCQFLLMASDLLGVVQESGGDLDYDFIRYVVTRYEPSDAPQAQMVGFMRSLFRERVLTNVMLKSTAVSDAGLSKQTLYEVGRENFSKNTYDRAIESLDAVNGEIESLIRQAWRRAT; this is encoded by the coding sequence ATGACGGAAGTCATTGCGGCCGATGGCGCTGCTTTGTCGCAGGAGCTGCTGGCGATGCGTCAGGCGCTTTTCCCGCCGGTATCGCAGAAAACCTTGCGGTCATTTTCGTCCGTCGAGTCGGCAAAGCTTATCGGCATTACCGACGCCTATCTTCGCCAGCTTTCGCTGAATGGCAAGGGCCCGCAGCCGACAATAACCGCCGGCGGTCGTCGCTCCTATACGCTCGATCAGATCAACGAGATTCGCGTTGTGCTGGATGAGAACTCCAAGGGCAAGCACTACGTGCCTCGTCGTCGCGAGGGCGAGCATTGCCAGGTCATGGCAGTGGTCAATTTCAAGGGCGGCAGCGGCAAGACAACGACTGGGGCGCACCTTGGGCAATATCTCGCCCTGCAGGGATACCGTGTCCTTGCTGTCGACCTCGATCCGCAAGCGTCTCTGACTGCCTTGCATGGCTATCAGCCGGAATACGATATCGGCCCTAACGAGACGATGTACGGCGCCGTCCGCTACGATGGCGATCGGCGCCCGCTCACCGACATCATCCGCCGCAGCTATATACCGGGTCTCGATCTGGTGCCGGGTAACTTGGAGCTGATGGAGTTCGAACACGATACACCGCGCGCTCTTGCCGAGCGATCTGCAGAACCGTTTTTCGGGCGCGTTGCATCGGCTCTGGGGACAGTCGCGGACAACTACGACGTCATGGTCCTCGACTGCCCACCCCAACTCGGTTTCTTGACGCTCGGAGCCTTGTGTGCGTCGACCGGCCTGCTGATCACGGCCCATCCGCAGATGCTCGATGTGATGTCCATGTGCCAGTTCCTGCTGATGGCATCCGATCTTCTCGGTGTCGTGCAAGAGTCCGGCGGGGATCTCGACTATGATTTCATCCGCTATGTGGTGACGCGCTATGAGCCCTCCGATGCGCCGCAGGCGCAGATGGTCGGATTCATGCGGTCGCTGTTCCGTGAACGCGTGCTTACGAATGTCATGTTGAAGTCGACGGCGGTGTCGGATGCCGGTCTCTCCAAGCAGACGCTCTACGAGGTAGGCCGGGAGAACTTTTCCAAGAACACCTATGACCGCGCCATCGAATCTCTGGATGCAGTCAACGGTGAAATCGAGAGCCTGATCAGGCAGGCCTGGCGGAGGGCAACATGA